From Chryseobacterium sp. IHB B 17019, one genomic window encodes:
- a CDS encoding OsmC family protein gives MKITLNRINDDYLFECTNSQGNSILLDNTTQPGAKGVSPMESVLMAVAGCSGIDVVSILKKQRQEITDFKAEVEGERIPVDDAKPFKSIKVKFLLEGNIDPKKAQKAAQLSFEKYCSVSKTLEPTVEIGYEVYVNGEIVQA, from the coding sequence ATGAAAATAACACTTAATAGAATCAACGACGATTATTTATTTGAATGTACCAATTCTCAAGGAAATTCAATTCTTTTGGATAATACAACCCAGCCCGGTGCGAAAGGCGTTTCACCAATGGAAAGCGTTCTAATGGCGGTTGCCGGATGCAGCGGAATCGATGTGGTTTCTATTTTAAAAAAACAAAGACAGGAAATTACAGATTTCAAGGCGGAAGTAGAAGGAGAGAGGATTCCTGTGGATGATGCAAAACCTTTTAAATCAATTAAAGTTAAATTCCTTCTTGAAGGGAATATCGATCCTAAAAAAGCTCAGAAAGCAGCACAATTATCTTTTGAAAAATATTGCTCTGTTTCCAAAACTTTGGAGCCGACGGTTGAGATTGGATATGAAGTCTACGTAAACGGAGAGATCGTTCAGGCTTAA
- a CDS encoding DUF58 domain-containing protein: MKNLYINTRFFFALIGVGILYVFAFFFPFLMWAAHIALLLCFLAAMVDYLFVFNQKDGISAQRILPEKLSNGDENPVKVDIKNNYGFKINVRVIDEIPFQFQKRDFLIEKQIEPGRNNFFQYILEPKERGEYNFGSLNIYVSSPLGFVSKRFNFQKDANLPAYPSFIHLRKYELMALQSEFLLGGIKKIRKLGHTMEFEQIKDYVPGDDIRTINWKATSKTNRLMVNQFQDEKSQRIFMLIDTGRTMKMPFKGLSLLDYSINATMALSHIILKKGDRAGMMTFSKKTENKIAAENKSGQLRKISEALYNIKTDFFESDFNRLYQDVKYSLNQRSLILLFTNFETLDGLNRQLKYLRGIAKNHLLVVVFFKNAELQTLIHKNPESMQEIYDEIIAEKFEFEKKLIIQELRKYGIYTVYTLPENLNIDVINKYLEIKARGIL; this comes from the coding sequence ATGAAAAACTTATACATCAATACACGCTTTTTTTTCGCACTCATTGGAGTGGGGATTCTGTATGTTTTTGCATTTTTCTTTCCGTTTTTGATGTGGGCTGCACATATTGCTCTACTGTTGTGTTTCCTAGCAGCGATGGTGGATTATCTTTTTGTATTTAATCAAAAGGACGGGATTTCAGCGCAAAGAATTTTACCGGAGAAATTGTCGAATGGCGATGAAAATCCCGTGAAAGTTGATATTAAAAATAATTATGGTTTTAAAATTAATGTTAGAGTTATTGATGAAATTCCGTTTCAGTTTCAGAAGAGAGATTTTTTGATTGAAAAGCAGATTGAACCGGGAAGGAACAACTTTTTCCAATATATTTTAGAGCCGAAAGAAAGGGGAGAGTATAACTTTGGGAGTTTAAATATCTATGTTTCATCCCCGTTGGGTTTTGTTTCAAAGAGGTTTAATTTTCAGAAAGATGCCAATTTGCCAGCCTATCCATCATTTATTCATCTTCGAAAATATGAATTGATGGCGTTGCAAAGCGAATTTTTATTAGGCGGAATAAAAAAAATCCGAAAACTGGGACACACCATGGAATTCGAGCAAATCAAAGACTATGTTCCCGGTGATGATATCAGAACAATCAACTGGAAAGCAACATCCAAGACCAACCGTTTAATGGTCAATCAGTTTCAGGACGAAAAATCTCAACGGATTTTTATGCTGATAGATACCGGACGAACAATGAAAATGCCTTTCAAAGGATTGAGTTTACTGGATTATTCGATTAATGCAACGATGGCTTTATCTCACATTATCCTTAAAAAAGGGGACCGCGCAGGAATGATGACATTCTCAAAGAAAACCGAAAATAAAATCGCAGCCGAAAATAAATCCGGACAGCTGAGAAAGATTTCTGAAGCGCTTTATAATATTAAAACTGATTTCTTTGAAAGTGATTTTAACCGGTTGTATCAGGATGTAAAATATTCATTAAATCAGAGAAGCTTAATATTATTATTCACTAATTTTGAAACATTGGACGGGTTAAACCGACAGTTGAAATACCTTCGGGGAATTGCTAAGAATCATTTATTGGTCGTGGTTTTCTTTAAAAATGCAGAGCTTCAGACTTTAATTCATAAAAATCCGGAAAGCATGCAGGAAATTTATGACGAGATCATTGCTGAGAAATTTGAGTTTGAAAAAAAATTAATTATCCAGGAACTCAGAAAATACGGAATTTATACGGTCTATACCTTGCCTGAGAATTTAAATATCGATGTTATCAATAAATATCTTGAGATAAAAGCGAGGGGAATTTTATAA
- a CDS encoding AAA family ATPase produces MENLENQNVENQSSINIDKKEDQFQSRIDMIELRASLEKVKSEIAKVIVGQENMVEHLLAALLSNGHVLIEGVPGVAKTITAKLLAKTIDVGFSRIQFTPDLMPSDILGTSIFNVKNSEFEFKQGPIFSNFILIDEINRSPAKTQAALFEVMEERQITMDGTRYTMEEPFLVVATQNPIEHEGTYRLPEAQLDRFLFKINVGYPNLEQEISIIKNQHESKREDKTDVVNKVITAQQLKNYQHLVKEIIVETQLMEYIAKIIVNTRENQFLYLGASPRASLALLTASKSFAALRGRDFVTPEDIKEASYAVLRHRVIVSPEREMEGLTADEIIRQILEGIEIPR; encoded by the coding sequence ATGGAAAACCTTGAAAACCAAAATGTAGAAAATCAAAGTTCTATAAATATTGATAAAAAAGAAGATCAGTTCCAGTCGAGAATTGACATGATTGAGCTTAGAGCAAGCCTGGAGAAAGTAAAATCCGAGATTGCAAAAGTAATTGTAGGCCAGGAAAATATGGTTGAGCATCTTTTGGCTGCGCTTTTATCAAACGGTCACGTTTTGATCGAAGGCGTTCCGGGAGTGGCAAAAACCATCACGGCAAAATTACTGGCAAAAACCATTGATGTGGGCTTCAGCAGAATCCAGTTCACTCCGGATCTGATGCCTTCCGATATTTTAGGAACATCAATTTTTAATGTAAAAAATTCTGAATTTGAATTTAAACAAGGTCCAATTTTCTCTAATTTCATTTTAATAGATGAAATCAACAGATCGCCGGCGAAAACCCAGGCTGCTTTGTTTGAAGTAATGGAAGAAAGGCAAATCACAATGGATGGGACCCGTTATACGATGGAAGAGCCGTTTTTGGTGGTAGCCACTCAAAACCCGATCGAGCATGAAGGAACGTACCGACTTCCGGAAGCTCAGCTAGACCGCTTTCTTTTTAAAATAAATGTTGGATATCCGAACCTTGAACAGGAAATATCGATCATCAAAAACCAGCACGAAAGCAAAAGAGAGGATAAAACTGACGTCGTCAACAAAGTAATCACGGCCCAACAATTGAAAAATTATCAACATTTGGTAAAAGAAATCATAGTTGAGACACAGCTAATGGAATACATCGCGAAAATCATCGTCAACACAAGAGAAAACCAATTCTTGTATTTGGGAGCTTCTCCGAGAGCCAGTTTGGCTTTGTTAACGGCTTCAAAGTCATTTGCAGCATTAAGAGGAAGAGATTTTGTAACCCCGGAAGACATCAAAGAAGCAAGTTATGCCGTATTGAGACACCGGGTAATTGTATCGCCGGAAAGAGAAATGGAGGGCTTAACCGCAGATGAAATTATCAGACAGATTTTAGAAGGAATAGAAATCCCAAGATAG